ttctatatttgtTACAACTCTAATAATGTTTAGCttgctattttatttatccacGCTACCCCTATTCCTCCGTTCAACTGTGGTTGTTAGTCTCTGCTGTATAGAAAAGCCTATTTAAATAATTCAGACTTGAATTTTCAACGAGAAATTATTTTCCACATGAATTCCTTCAGTAAATATAAAGTGTGACATAGTATATTCTTTAAATCATGCAGATTGTTAGATAAACTTTGGTAAACAGATAGAGAGACTTCAGAAAAACATACTGAagtgatttcatttaaaaaagttattatGTGATGGTTAGAAAAGAGGATCAGCATCAGTATCACTGAAATTAGTGTAACTATAACAATgtttagaatcttaaaaaattcaacttcttttttatctttatcaGGCCAGGAACATGGCATCCTTTTTgaagaaattttcatttcaggaaTGAGAAGTTTCTTAATTTGTCCAATTTCTGTTCTGCTCCAATCTTCTTTCAATACTTGGCTTACTCGGGGATAAATTTCAACAGGTTGGACCTCAGGAAGTGGTCTTTGTTTCAAGATCTGCACACGTTGGCGGACATCATCAACTTTTTCAAGAAATTTAAGTGGAGACTCTTCTTTTAAAGATGTTGTCAATGTCATTAATTCAAGCTGCTGCTCtctcatttctttcattctttcaattTGTGGAGTATATTCTTGATTAATCAGATTGCCAACATCACAAAGAGCAgttaggaaacatttttttttctgttctaacGTATCACTAAGCTCCTTAAAATACTGGAGAACAACTTCCTTATCACCTTGGACCATTTTCTCCGAACGAGATTTTTGTTCTTCCAGCTTTTCAATAAGACGAGTAAGATCTGtccagtgtgtgtctgttaactGTTCAACCAGTTTTTGAGGTGTGTCCCTTTCTCTCATATAGGCGCTCTGAAGATCATCTATAGGATGGCCAAGATGTTGACCTATGGTAAGACAGTGACCACAAACTAATTTTTTATCCAGTAGACAGTAAACATTTAATGGCTGCCTGTAATGCTCAGGGCAGGTGACAATATCCGGATGGTCTTCTTGCTGGTACTTTTCAATAATAGCCCTTAATGCAAAATTAACAGGTAAAGATTCAATACCAGTTGGAGCAATTTCAATAATACTTCTGCAGTTAGGGCACTTAAGAGGAATTCGTAAAGGTCTCCATATATAAAAGTTGCCAGATGCCTGTAGAACGTTTTCCAAGCAATTTCTACAAAATGTATGAGAGCATGGTAGTACACGAGGATCTTCAAAAATACTGTAACAAATGGGACATGTTAACTCATCCTCAAAATTGTGCATTTCCTGTCAAGAGAAAAAGGTACtttaagtctacaaataacaaggACACATGTACATGTGAAATAACAAGTTAATTCCTAGCAAAATTACATTCTTCAATTCATACTCCCAGGTGGCTCAATGATAGTTTCTAAAATAAGTGACTAAACTTCTGTTTCATAAATTTCTTAGCTTCTTGAATGGAATACTAGTATGTCTGCTTAAAGCACTGGATCTGCATAGTATAATACTGTGAAGCAATATTAATTTAAAGAATTAGAAGGGAAAAACATTTCTGAGTTCTTGCAACAAAAAAAAGCTTGAAAGATGGAAGTGTTGATTGTGGTAACTATGAATTACTGACCACTAGAGCATTAGTGGTAAAGAACACCATTAGTCATCTTTCCTTCATGAAAGAAATCCACCAACAGTTCTGAGACCCCCTCTGACACAAGTAACAACctcttggcaagccattattgacaTTTCCAACAACAGAAGCCTGACATTTTTTCATCCTACCACCTAACAGTCTTCCTTTATACCTAATCCTCACTGCAAGCCACAATCCCTCAAGACTGACTTTGCTCtgatacagaaaaatcaaattgTACCACTGTTTGAAGAACCATAAAAAGCAAGACAATACCCAAGTGCCATTCATGTAAAATATAAAGCTTACCAAATCCTCCTCTATAAAAACTAACTTTTAAAAGTTTGAGAAAACAACATCTACAAATAACTAACTGTActtttaataaacataaaaaccTCTTTAGACTTAGGTCTGTGTGCCTTATCTTCACCATTTGCAAAAGCAAACTCTTATTCGTTCAAGTCTCAACTTgattcccacctcctccccagatTAGGTCCTCTGTTAATCTCACTGAACACACTGCACTTCTACTTTCTAGCACTTAGCTGAATTTTACTTAAA
This portion of the Vicugna pacos chromosome 1, VicPac4, whole genome shotgun sequence genome encodes:
- the TRIM59 gene encoding tripartite motif-containing protein 59 — encoded protein: MHNFEDELTCPICYSIFEDPRVLPCSHTFCRNCLENVLQASGNFYIWRPLRIPLKCPNCRSIIEIAPTGIESLPVNFALRAIIEKYQQEDHPDIVTCPEHYRQPLNVYCLLDKKLVCGHCLTIGQHLGHPIDDLQSAYMRERDTPQKLVEQLTDTHWTDLTRLIEKLEEQKSRSEKMVQGDKEVVLQYFKELSDTLEQKKKCFLTALCDVGNLINQEYTPQIERMKEMREQQLELMTLTTSLKEESPLKFLEKVDDVRQRVQILKQRPLPEVQPVEIYPRVSQVLKEDWSRTEIGQIKKLLIPEMKISSKRMPCSWPDKDKKEVEFFKILNIVIVTLISVILMLILFSNHHIITFLNEITSVCFSEVSLSVYQSLSNNLHDLKNILCHTLYLLKEFMWKIISR